In Stieleria varia, one genomic interval encodes:
- a CDS encoding serine/threonine-protein kinase — translation MSDRSSERIRRQSLELEDLCSDFENQWKPEMPFGSLVAEFLELADPSLRDELAVELFACDIELRSAQEQVFSREDYHERFPDRELAIDSAFRLLDAEWDLADCDAQAQPPTQLGDFQIIREIGRGGMGIVYEASQQSLGRRVAIKTLFVHPMLHSDAVKRFSRESRTIATLHHTNIVDVFGSGVDSGVHYFAMQLVEGSSLRGLIRQRQRQRGELGLPSQGEKSHHRETARIGCQVARALAYAHGQGVLHRDIKPSNLLLGKDGEVKVTDFGLAKLGQEDDGSTKVGDVIGTLRYLPPESIDGQWDQRGDVYGLGVTLYEMLTLRPAFNEGNRAKTLDQISSGNVVRPRSIDSSIDRDLETVVMKAMAREPGDRYQTAQAMADDLQRFLNLETIRARRAGYAERLWKWSRRSPAMAALWALLMFVAVIGVPVLSTLWHRATLASVEADQRRAEAEQARELSDVRDYGSRIQLAHKFAEDGIAPEALQVLDGVVGDPSSDRRLHRTDRRDWEWHFLHEQLDSSTMTLQGHTGLIHCVAVSPGDKLIATVGGSSRKMNLEQTPGEVIVWDARTGEQKLVLPGGSTGVTGAAFSPDGDRLATISFRAIENSNDPPGAIKIWDTSNGRLLQTIEQTGEYPERLLSGLLGRSVLPGIRYSNDGKWLISWPEPVEIRDARSGELVRSVPGASVDLLPDGRLLAKPLRGPLRVFDVESGKELSKLSTIFHPLYEIAADADGKSLFGLFKDHAYVWDLPARKFRAIPATDIQWGTFVPGGEQFVFGDRRGLLHFVSLDNGQRQQLRMGHRSSISHGAFSHDGRWLVTASHDGSARIWDLQKNTHSRVIETRLGSDAIGDIQFGRVGERVLFAARQKMDRPGVVGWHDLDSSDSDSVELQTTFYSNWPRTDFAFSADGRFLAAPAAESQPPSPTQNIGFAQSKRIHIWSGDSLNLLDSIEVGLSEIECIAWSRDAKRLAVAGTNDKKMVVLVFLLEHSADPTVLHVQAKSHSVQSDEEQAMAMAFHPDGEQLAVGTDQGIQMYVLHPDGKLKPGVRFPKTVSKAVFLDFSPLGDRLAAARHGQHDVAVCDVNSGQIVYEVPSFHDVGCVRFSPNGRRLAMVGYESIVDLRDAETGVRLMALRGASLGPGRIGFTPRVIFSPDGRRIATNDWQGRITVWGIDASLP, via the coding sequence ATGAGTGATCGTTCGAGTGAAAGGATCAGACGTCAGAGCCTGGAACTGGAGGATCTTTGCAGCGACTTCGAAAATCAGTGGAAGCCCGAGATGCCGTTCGGCTCGCTCGTTGCTGAGTTTTTGGAGCTTGCCGATCCGTCCTTGAGAGACGAGTTGGCCGTCGAGCTTTTTGCTTGCGACATCGAGTTGCGGTCGGCACAGGAGCAAGTCTTCAGTCGCGAGGACTATCACGAGCGATTTCCGGATCGGGAATTGGCAATCGACAGCGCGTTCCGCTTGCTCGATGCCGAGTGGGATTTGGCAGATTGCGATGCCCAAGCACAACCGCCGACTCAACTAGGTGACTTTCAAATCATCCGTGAAATCGGCCGAGGCGGCATGGGGATCGTCTACGAAGCCTCGCAGCAATCATTGGGCAGACGCGTCGCAATCAAGACTTTGTTTGTGCATCCGATGCTCCACTCAGATGCCGTTAAGAGGTTTTCGCGTGAATCTCGCACGATCGCAACGCTGCACCACACCAACATTGTTGACGTTTTTGGCAGCGGGGTGGATTCCGGCGTGCATTATTTTGCGATGCAGCTTGTCGAAGGCAGCAGCTTGCGAGGGCTGATTCGTCAGCGGCAACGGCAACGCGGCGAGCTAGGCTTGCCGTCGCAAGGTGAAAAGAGTCATCACAGGGAGACTGCCAGGATCGGTTGCCAGGTTGCCCGGGCCTTGGCATATGCTCATGGCCAGGGCGTTCTGCACCGAGACATCAAGCCATCTAATTTGCTGTTGGGTAAGGATGGTGAAGTCAAAGTGACTGATTTTGGATTGGCAAAACTTGGCCAAGAAGACGACGGCTCGACGAAAGTTGGTGACGTCATCGGGACTCTTCGCTACCTGCCGCCAGAGTCGATCGATGGACAATGGGATCAGCGTGGTGACGTCTATGGACTGGGCGTCACTCTGTATGAAATGCTCACGTTGCGGCCGGCATTCAACGAAGGCAATCGAGCGAAGACGCTGGATCAGATCTCAAGCGGGAACGTGGTTCGTCCGCGAAGTATTGATTCGAGCATCGATCGGGACTTAGAGACCGTCGTGATGAAGGCAATGGCACGCGAACCCGGGGACCGTTACCAAACGGCGCAGGCGATGGCGGACGACCTGCAGCGATTTCTCAATCTGGAGACCATCCGTGCTCGACGCGCCGGATATGCCGAACGATTGTGGAAATGGTCTCGTCGAAGCCCTGCCATGGCGGCTCTGTGGGCGCTTTTGATGTTCGTCGCGGTGATCGGCGTTCCCGTTCTGTCCACCTTGTGGCACCGCGCAACGTTGGCGAGTGTAGAAGCCGATCAGCGTCGAGCCGAAGCCGAGCAGGCACGAGAGTTGTCCGATGTGAGGGACTATGGCAGCCGGATTCAACTGGCACATAAATTTGCGGAAGACGGGATCGCTCCGGAAGCGTTGCAAGTGTTGGATGGCGTCGTCGGTGATCCGTCCAGCGACCGGCGGTTACACAGGACGGATCGTCGCGATTGGGAGTGGCACTTCCTGCATGAGCAACTCGATAGCTCCACCATGACTTTGCAAGGTCATACCGGTCTGATTCATTGTGTGGCAGTTAGCCCTGGTGACAAGCTCATCGCCACGGTTGGTGGCTCTTCGCGGAAAATGAACCTGGAGCAAACGCCCGGAGAGGTCATCGTATGGGATGCCAGGACGGGTGAACAAAAGCTTGTCCTGCCCGGAGGCTCGACAGGTGTGACGGGGGCCGCGTTCAGTCCCGATGGAGACCGATTGGCAACCATCAGCTTCAGAGCGATCGAAAACAGTAATGATCCGCCCGGTGCAATTAAGATTTGGGATACATCCAACGGCAGATTGTTGCAAACGATCGAACAAACCGGCGAATACCCCGAGCGTTTGCTCTCTGGACTCTTGGGCAGAAGCGTTCTGCCCGGCATTCGATACAGCAACGACGGAAAGTGGCTCATTTCTTGGCCCGAACCGGTCGAGATTCGTGACGCCCGATCCGGTGAATTGGTGCGGTCGGTGCCAGGGGCATCGGTCGACTTACTGCCCGACGGTCGGTTGTTGGCCAAGCCGTTGCGTGGGCCGTTGCGCGTCTTCGATGTGGAGTCCGGCAAAGAACTCTCAAAGCTATCGACAATCTTTCATCCGTTGTACGAAATTGCTGCGGATGCAGATGGGAAAAGTCTGTTCGGCTTGTTTAAGGATCACGCGTATGTTTGGGATCTCCCAGCGAGGAAGTTTCGTGCGATTCCAGCAACGGACATCCAATGGGGAACTTTCGTGCCAGGTGGTGAGCAGTTTGTGTTTGGAGACCGACGCGGATTGCTGCACTTTGTCTCGTTAGATAACGGCCAGCGTCAGCAGTTGCGAATGGGGCATCGCTCCTCTATCTCACATGGCGCGTTCAGTCATGATGGACGCTGGCTGGTGACCGCAAGCCACGATGGTTCGGCGCGGATTTGGGACTTGCAAAAGAATACACATTCGCGTGTGATTGAGACTCGCCTCGGTAGTGATGCGATCGGTGACATACAATTTGGTCGTGTCGGTGAACGGGTTTTGTTTGCCGCGAGGCAGAAAATGGATCGGCCCGGCGTGGTCGGCTGGCACGATCTGGATTCGAGTGACAGCGATTCGGTGGAGCTGCAAACGACCTTCTATTCCAATTGGCCGCGAACCGATTTTGCTTTCAGCGCCGATGGCCGGTTCCTGGCAGCTCCCGCAGCGGAAAGCCAGCCACCGTCGCCCACTCAAAACATCGGCTTCGCTCAATCCAAGCGAATCCATATTTGGTCGGGAGATTCATTGAACTTGCTGGATTCGATCGAAGTCGGTTTGTCCGAAATCGAATGCATCGCTTGGAGTCGGGACGCAAAGAGACTCGCCGTTGCAGGCACAAATGATAAGAAAATGGTCGTTCTGGTTTTCTTGCTTGAACATTCCGCCGATCCGACCGTTTTGCATGTCCAAGCCAAATCTCACAGCGTTCAATCAGACGAAGAGCAAGCGATGGCGATGGCTTTTCATCCTGACGGGGAACAGTTGGCTGTCGGGACCGATCAAGGAATCCAAATGTATGTCCTCCACCCGGACGGGAAATTAAAACCGGGTGTTCGTTTTCCGAAAACTGTCTCGAAAGCCGTTTTTCTCGACTTTTCGCCCCTGGGAGATCGGCTGGCAGCCGCCAGACACGGGCAACATGACGTTGCGGTATGCGATGTAAACTCCGGGCAAATTGTTTACGAAGTCCCGTCCTTTCACGATGTGGGCTGTGTCCGATTCAGTCCGAACGGACGGCGACTGGCCATGGTCGGCTATGAGAGCATCGTTGATTTGCGTGACGCAGAGACAGGCGTCCGATTGATGGCGCTTCGTGGAGCCAGTTTGGGACCCGGACGAATTGGCTTTACTCCACGCGTAATCTTTAGCCCCGATGGTCGACGTATCGCGACCAATGATTGGCAGGGACGCATCACGGTTTGGGGGATTGACGCATCTCTACCATGA